Proteins encoded together in one Cryptococcus deuterogattii R265 chromosome 13, complete sequence window:
- a CDS encoding cytoplasmic protein, translating to MMGDQDLEIPVEHCTAFGQLVTGPPGAGKSTYCHGLHQFLTAIGRPVHIINLDPAVPDPPYPCSINITELITLESVMEEYNLGPNGAMLYCIEFLEANFDWLVERLDEVLAEEGGNGYVVFDTPGQAELWTNHDSLKNVIEKLVKMDYRLAAVHLSDAHYITDASKFISVVLLALRAMVQMEMPHLNVLSKIDLISTYGELPFDLSYYTEVQDLSYLLSNLDSDPRTTKYRKLNKALVELVEGFSLVGFQTLAVEDKESMLNIVRLVDKMTGYIFIPSGDLEGTNAINTQALFGSAMSSAKLIGRAGGDVRDVQERWMDNKEAWDEWEKEEWKKEAEIRAQLGAGISEGTKDGESPESTGI from the exons ATGATGGGCGATCAAGATCTGGAAATACCGGTGGAACATTGCACGGCTTTCGGCCAACTTGTGACGGGTCCTCCTGGAGCGGGCAAATCGACCTATTGCCATGGTTTACATCAG TTCCTTACAGCCATCGGTAGACCAGTGCATATTATCAACCTCGATCCCGCAGTCCCAGACCCCCCATATCCATGCTCTATAAACATCACGGAACTTATTACTCTCGAAAGCGTTATGGAGGAGTACAATCTAGGACCGAACGGGGCAATGCTCTATTGTATAGAGTTTTTGGAGGCCAATTTTGACTGGCTAGTGGAGAGGCTGGATGAGGTCTTGGCCGAAGAGGGGGGGAATGGATATGTGGTGTTTGATACACCGGGTCAAGCAGAGTTATGGACGAACCATGATAGTTTGAAGAATGTGATTGAGAAGCTGGTCAAGATGGACTATAGA CTAGCGGCTGTGCATCTCAGTGACGCTCACTACATAACCGATGCCTCAAAATTCATTTCTGTAGTTCTGCTAGCTCTTCGGGCGATGGTGCAAATGGAAATGCCACATTTGAATGTGCTCAGCAAAATTGATTTGATATCAACCTATGGAGAGCTCC CATTCGACCTGAGTTATTACACAGAAGTGCAGGATTTGTCATACTTATTGAGCAATCTGGATTCAGACCCTCGGACAACAAAATATCGTAAATTAAATAAAGCATTGGTAGAGCTTGTAGAAGGCTTTTCACTAGTTGGATTTCAAACCCTCGCCGTTGAG GACAAAGAATCGATGCTTAATATCGTCCGCCTCGTCGATAAGATGACGGGCTACATATTTATTCCGTCTGGTGACCTCGAAGGAACCAACGCCATCAATACTCAAGCGTTGTTTGGTAGTGCCATGTCGTCGGCGAAGCTTATAGGACGAGCCGGCGGGGACGTGAGGGATGTTcaagagagatggatggataaCAAGGAGGCTTGGGATgaatgggagaaggaagaatggaagaaagaagcagaaaTAAGAGCGCAGTTGGGGGCCGGAATATCGGAAGGGACGAAAGACGGTGAAAGTCCCGAAAGCACGGGTATATGA
- a CDS encoding CAMK/CAMKL protein kinase (genome sequence mistake), which translates to MHMHGVVHRDLKLENVLLDGELRIKLGDLGFAREWQRGRLMDTYCGTTGYASPEMLACQKYLGVETDIWSLGIILYTLLCGGLPFDDDDERVMKELIQKGEYEEPDWLSEEARDLIRGMLQHDPSKRLSIREILTHPWFKLTIVDKVYPNGDVPSIPTSPNATSPTAAGAAGDDFFTESALRQQQQQQQQQQQQQQHSRLTPHVAGPSPLSTHIPTTPRQDSGSSETTNGQSQSQSKMARLNSAEFSTTEKELEQLHLCTSPSAVASSSTSRSAGTGAISPRSVSSPPMRGKTLRTLPEGQVDFDPDPYYPNNHGGDNNNNDGCEDRLPCIDEHLHLPVALHSRTPSRTKRRSVSSTLSLERRLSHHSARHSYITFPPEDYLAKLDPSLSNSNSTATAPNSTSHSTPPHPTPARAAPPPRSFTTPSETRLLRLLDQIGLDVGQLKHSVETDACDASAGLWWLLRQKQQERGEVDEVMRREKEVMRREKEKASSNPTGGTTGVMGGIRPGKQGTVEKSSEELRFRRRRRRRRRRRRRRRRRRASVGSDTCNVEFYKRRRSRSASVAVADAVACRAAGSCGGAGWSGGRRWAGRKGKELEIGRVARGGGNYPVDAG; encoded by the exons ATGCATATGCATGGTGTAGTCCATAGGGATTTGAAATTGGAGAATGTCTTGTTGGATGGCGAGTTGAGAATCAAGCTCGGTGATTTGGGGTTTGCCAGGGAATGGCAACGGGGAAGATT AATGGACACGTATTGCGGCACAACGG GCTACGCAAGTCCTGAAATGCTTGCATGCCAGAAATACCTCGGCGTAGAAACCGACATCTGGTCGCTCGGTATCATTCTCTATACCCTTTTATGCGGAGGTCTTCCCTttgacgacgacgatgagCGGGTCATGAAAGAATTGATCCAAAAAGGCGAATACGAAGAACCCGATTGGTTAAGCGAGG AGGCACGCGATTTGATTCGTGGGATGCTGCAGCATGACCCGTCGAAACGACTTTCCATCCGTGAAATCCTCACGCATCCGTGGTTCAAATTGACGATTGTCGATAAAGTATATCCCAACGGCGATGTACCCTCTATCCCAACATCGCCAAACGCGACAAGTCCTACCGCCGCAGGCGCCGCAGGCGATGATTTCTTTACTGAATCGGCTTTgaggcagcagcaacagcaacagcagcagcagcagcagcagcaacaacattCGAGGCTGACGCCGCATGTTGCGGGACCGTCACCGCTTTCGACGCATATCCCCACCACTCCGAGACAGGATTCCGGATCATCCGAAACCACCAATggccaaagccaaagccaaagTAAAATGGCAAGACTCAACAGTGCGGAATTCAGCACGACCGAAAAGGAGCTTGAACAGCTCCACTTGTGCACTTCCCCCTCCGCCgtcgcctcctcctccacctcacGATCTGCCGGCACCGGCGCCATATCCCCACGATCCGTTTCAAGTCCACCCATGCGAGGCAAAACACTTCGAACCTTGCCTGAAGGCCAAGTCGATTTCGACCCCGACCCCTACTACCCCAACAACCACGGCGgcgacaacaacaacaacgacGGCTGCGAAGATCGCCTCCCGTGTATCGACGAacatctccacctccccGTCGCCCTCCATTCCCGAACACCCTCCCGTACAAAACGCCGGTCCGTCTCGTCCACGCTTTCGCTCGAACGCCGATTATCCCACCATTCGGCACGTCATTCGTACATTACGTTTCCGCCTGAAGATTATCTCGCCAAACTCGATCCGTCGCTTTCGAATTCCAACTCGACCGCCACCGCCCCCAACTCTACCTCCCACTCTACCCCACCCCACCCCACCCCGGCGCGCGCCGCGCCGCCGCCCCGATCATTCACCACCCCTTCCGAAACCCGCcttctccgcctcctcGACCAAATCGGGCTCGACGTCGGTCAACTCAAACACAGCGTCGAGACCGATGCGTGCGACGCTTCTGCGGGTTTGTGGTGGTTGTTGAGGCAAAAGCAGCAAGAGCGCGGCGAGGTGGATGAGGTGATGCggcgggagaaggaagtgatgCGGcgggaaaaggaaaaagcgTCGTCAAATCCAACCGGAGGAACGACCGGCGTGATGGGGGGTATCAGACCCGGGAAACAAGGTACCGTTGAAAAATCGTCAGAAGAATTGAGGtttagaagaagaagaagaagaagaagaagaagaagaagaagaagaagaagaagaagagcaagcgTCGGGAGCGATACCTGCAACGTCGAGTTTTACAAGCGTCGTCGATCTCGGTCCGCCAGTGTTGCCGTTGCCGATGCCGTTGCCTGTAGAGCAGCCGGGTCGTGCGGGGGTGCAGGATGGTCCGGCGGCAGGCGATGGGCGGggcgaaaaggaaaagagttggaaaTCGGTAGAGTCGCCAGAGGCGGTGGGAACTACCCCGTCGACGCTGGATGA
- a CDS encoding uncharacterized protein (genome sequence mistake): MADAPLSEVATALAALPKSNTSRPRLIVITQGADSTLVASSTPSTSAGNVKPSDANPKTYPVPKLSDDQIVDTNGAGDMFAGGFLGTLAQGKDLDRAIEVGHKLGQMCVGQNGPKLVYPRVNV; encoded by the exons ATGGCC GACGCCCCCTTGTCCGAGGTCGCCACCGCCCTCGCCGCGCTTCCCAAGTCCAACACCTCCCGCCCCCgtctcatcgtcatcacccAAGGCGCCGACTCCACCCTCGtcgcctcctccaccccctccacctcggCAGGCAACGTCAAACCCTCCGACGCCAACCCCAAGACGTATCCCGTCCCCAAGCTCTCCGACGACCAGATCGTCGACACCAACGGTGCCGGCGACATGTTTGCCGGTGGTTTCTTGGGTACCTTGGCCCAAGGCAAGGATTTGGACAGGGCGATCGAGGTGGGACACAAGCTTGGTCAGATGTGTGTCGGCCAGAACGGGCCCAAGCTTGTTTACCCCCGTGTAAACGTCTAA